The following coding sequences are from one Saccharomyces eubayanus strain FM1318 chromosome VII, whole genome shotgun sequence window:
- the VHT1 gene encoding Vht1p: MSDSKKSWKSYLPHLRVLPEENQDLYLEDTTSSIVAEEELHHDLGKSSKVDVTAESTAVEAHPQNLRHELPYEVRDEAGRKWWKYFDEFEYRVNKEYKKSRKWYEFLYPNHTTQTKAERRLLYKLDIVIALYFFMLCWSKSVDSNNYTNAYVSNMKEDLKMKGNDYVYTSTIANVGAIVFQLPFMYLLPRFPAHIILPVMDLGWTWFTFACYRAKTLAELRAYRFILSAFGAAYYPVSQYVLGCWYAPDEINSRVCLFFCGQQLGSVTSGLLQSRIFKSLNGVHGLAGWRWMFLIDAIAISLPTAIIGFFVIPGIPSKCYSLFLTDEEIRIARARNKRNQIKDGVDKSKLVPLWSRKLWKKVFCTPAFWVLVIFDMCSWNNMTAYSGSYTLWLKSNTKYSISQVNNLSVIPACLGFAYVIFCAMGADMFRCKWIFMVFAAIMNTVSCGLLIKWDISSKAKWYAFFTTYFSVAASPCLWSFINDFLRFDPQVKAVTWIAIYSFSQSTYAWIPTLAWPTVESPRFKTGYTVSLIFGAIYGLWTFVVLFFYKRNEKKHALGNGIILYDSSKGEELPEFVKKDMEEKDGYYYLKRS; encoded by the coding sequence ATGAGCGATTCTAAGAAATCATGGAAGAGTTACCTCCCTCATTTGAGAGTACTACCCGAAGAGAATCAAGACTTATACTTGGAAGACACTACATCCAGCATTGTGGCCGAAGAGGAATTGCATCACGACCTTGGCAAGTCTTCAAAAGTTGATGTTACAGCAGAATCCACCGCCGTGGAAGCTCATCCGCAAAATTTGAGACACGAATTGCCATACGAAGTAAGAGATGAAGCTGGCCGTAAATGGTGGAAATATTTCGATGAGTTCGAATATCGTGTTAATAAAGAGTACAAGAAATCGCGGAAGTGGTACGAATTTTTGTATCCTAACCATACCACCCAAACCAAGGCGGAGAGAAGACTACTTTACAAATTAGACATTGTTATTGCTCTGTACTTTTTCATGTTATGTTGGTCTAAGTCGGTGGATTCAAATAACTACACCAACGCTTACGTCTCCAACATGAAGGAGGATTTAAAAATGAAGGGTAATGATTACGTTTATACTTCAACTATTGCTAATGTCGGTGCCATTGTTTTTCAGTTACCATTTATGTACTTGTTGCCAAGATTCCCCGCTCATATAATTTTACCGGTAATGGATTTGGGTTGGACATGGTTTACATTTGCTTGTTATAGGGCAAAAACGTTGGCTGAATTGAGAGCATACAGATTTATCCTGAGTGCCTTCGGTGCAGCCTACTACCCAGTATCACAATATGTTTTGGGCTGTTGGTATGCCCCCGACGAAATCAACTCAAGAGTTtgcttattcttttgtGGGCAGCAATTGGGGTCCGTGACCTCGGGTCTCTTACAAAGCCGGATATTCAAAAGTTTGAACGGCGTGCATGGTCTGGCTGGTTGGAGATGGATGTTTTTGATCGACGCCATTGCAATTTCGCTTCCAACAGCTATTATTGGCTTTTTCGTTATTCCCGGCATACCATCCAAATGTTACTCTTTATTCTTGactgatgaagaaatcagAATTGCAAGAGCCAGAAATAAGAGAAACCAAATCAAAGACGGCGTCGACAAAAGTAAGCTAGTTCCACTTTGGAGCAGAAAGCTTTGGAAGAAAGTTTTCTGCACCCCAGCATTTTGGGTGCTTGTTATCTTCGATATGTGCTCATGGAATAATATGACCGCCTATAGTGGTTCATATACATTGTGGTTGAAATCTAACACTAAGTACTCTATTTCTCAGGTGAACAACCTGAGTGTTATTCCGGCTTGTCTAGGGTTTGCGTACGTGATCTTTTGTGCTATGGGTGCTGATATGTTTAGATGCAAATGGATATTTATGGTATTTGCCGCTATTATGAATACCGTTTCTTGTGGTCTGCTAATCAAATGGGATATTTCCTCCAAGGCTAAATGGTATGCATTTTTCACCACGTATTTCAGTGTTGCTGCGTCACCATGTCTATGGTCGTTTATAAACGACTTCTTGAGATTCGATCCTCAAGTGAAAGCCGTTACGTGGATCGCCATTTATTCATTCTCTCAGTCTACTTACGCCTGGATCCCCACGTTGGCATGGCCTACTGTGGAGTCGCCTCGTTTCAAGACCGGTTACACCGTAAGTTTAATCTTCGGTGCCATTTACGGTTTATGGacatttgttgttttgtttttctacAAGAGGAACGAAAAGAAGCACGCTCTAGGAAATGGTATCATCTTATATGATAGTAGTAAGGGCGAAGAGCTCCCAGAAtttgta
- the GID10 gene encoding Gid10p, translating to MSSLNNTGGKLIAQKAKEDDDIEDIFASTYVYQSAVIKNPSIDISSPKGKKGKSDLYEEETHSMGKNGKYIYKSVDRHLDFLRPGLRFGGSQSSKYTYYTVEVKIDTVNLPLYKTSHSLDPHVTGTFTIRNLTPVLDKVVTLFEGYVITYDQYPLCSTHWPAEEPFDPYMAQRESDCSHWKRFGHFSTGKWSPTQRNFGQYDYDTTEFMNQRYIYLKWKERFLLDNEDQDNLTLNDIYHLDGASFEGFYYVCLDQETGSMEGYYYHPACELFQKLELVPTNCDDLNTHSSGFEIA from the coding sequence ATGTCATCTCTAAATAACACTGGAGGGAAACTTATTGCGCAAAAAGCTAAGGAAGATGACGATATCGAAGACATATTCGCTTCAACCTATGTTTACCAGTCTGCTGTGATTAAAAATCCCTCGATTGATATCTCGTCTcccaaaggaaaaaagggCAAAAGTGATCTGTATGAAGAAGAGACCCATTCAATGGGCAAGAATGGCAAATATATCTACAAGTCGGTTGACAGGCATTTGGACTTCTTGAGACCAGGCCTGAGATTTGGTGGCTCTCAATCGTCTAAATACACATATTATACTGTGGAGGTAAAAATTGATACTGTTAATTTGCCACTTTATAAAACCTCGCATTCTTTGGACCCACACGTCACAGGTACGTTTACCATACGAAATCTGACTCCAGTACTGGATAAAGTGGTCACTCTTTTCGAAGGCTATGTGATCACGTATGACCAATACCCATTATGTTCGACGCACTGGCCCGCAGAGGAACCGTTTGATCCGTACATGGCTCAAAGAGAAAGTGATTGTTCTCACTGGAAAAGGTTTGGTCACTTCAGTACTGGAAAATGGTCACCGACgcaaagaaattttggtCAGTACGATTACGACACCACAGAATTTATGAACCAACGTTATATTTATCTCAAATGGAAAGAGAGATTTCTACTAGATAACGAAGATCAAGATAACCTGACGTTAAATGATATCTATCACCTGGACGGTGCCTCATTTGAAGGGTTTTACTACGTCTGCTTGGACCAAGAAACAGGTTCAATGGAGGGCTATTACTATCATCCTGCTTGTGAATTATTTCAGAAACTCGAGCTGGTGCCTACTAATTGTGATGATCTGAATACCCATTCTAGtggatttgaaattgcCTAG
- the ART5 gene encoding Art5p, producing the protein MFSLSSLSNGGGHSEQKEKEKISYFDIRINSPYKDIVLIQGSPLELSPIPLSGNLAISVKNELVVKKISLRLVGKFKLEFLQVGRYKKNSSSLASLVKEKRKIFECYWDNLLVSAKGDILIGGDETENQPSNNSSGNTSGQDTDISNSPLFLSKRSLSSPVFNKIIRRKTHSSHRTMLELPENGVTGTPFEGLNNNSSSSSSSNNNKDGSGGSYLFLLKRGNYELPFNAMLPPEVCETIEGLQSGSILYSFEAVIDGRQLWESDVNTHTTSSNATGSASANATGIRTKNKIIVKKYKYLRILRTLSMDNLAMQEEISVGNTWRDKLQYETSIPSRAVPIGSTTPVKIKIFPFEKNIRLDKIEMALIQYYAMKDGSAQIYDDELAVMKTTHLADFGPLTDKLDVDCPFTIPDNLKQITQDCCVHDNLIRVMHKLQVRILLQRQVDGEYKNLEIKAQLPVLLFISPHLPMKGRLVLFDKHDGKIHFRPGELVPLFADTCPAPGLTPGPSLASTVAATAHLVLPPPPNYRESTSDHLVPALQPLGAGSATLVVPSYEQAQAQASAPASSHATGSVPAYRDDD; encoded by the coding sequence ATGTTTTCACTTAGTTCCTTATCTAATGGTGGTGGGCATTCagagcaaaaagaaaaagagaagataAGCTATTTCGATATACGAATAAACTCCCCGTATAAGGACATAGTGTTGATCCAGGGATCGCCGTTAGAGCTGTCGCCTATACCATTATCCGGCAATCTAGCGATATCGGTGAAGAATGAGCTTGtagtgaagaagatatcGCTAAGACTGGTGGGGAAGTTCAAGTTGGAGTTCTTACAAGTCGGGCGgtacaagaagaacagcaGTAGTTTGGCGAGTTTGGTGAAggagaagagaaagataTTCGAATGCTACTGGGACAATTTGTTGGTGTCCGCAAAGGGAGACATTCTAATCGGCGGGGACGAAACAGAGAATCAGCcaagcaacaacagcagtGGTAACACGAGCGGCCAAGACACGGACATCAGTAATAGTCCGCTGTTTCTCAGCAAGAGGTCATTGTCGAGCCCcgttttcaacaaaatcatACGAAGAAAGACGCATTCCTCCCACAGGACGATGCTAGAGTTGCCAGAGAACGGTGTCACAGGAACGCCATTCGAGGGACTCAACAACAATAGCAGCAGCAGTAGCAGCagtaataacaataaagaCGGATCCGGAGGGTCGTACTTATTTCTACTGAAAAGGGGCAACTACGAGCTGCCTTTCAATGCCATGCTCCCACCAGAGGTGTGCGAGACTATCGAGGGACTTCAAAGCGGCAGTATCCTGTATTCATTCGAAGCCGTGATAGATGGCCGCCAGTTGTGGGAAAGCGACGTGAACACCCACACGACGTCCAGTAATGCCACCGGCAGCGCGAGCGCAAACGCAACCGGCATAAGaacgaagaacaaaatcatCGTCAAGAAGTACAAATACCTCAGAATCCTTCGAACCCTGTCGATGGACAACCTGGCCATGCAAGAGGAAATCAGCGTGGGCAACACATGGCGCGACAAACTCCAGTACGAGACATCAATCCCGAGCAGAGCCGTCCCCATCGGCAGCACCACCCCCGTTAAGATCAAGATCTTCCCCTTCGAGAAGAACATCCGCCTGGACAAAATCGAAATGGCCCTAATCCAGTACTACGCGATGAAAGACGGCAGCGCGCAGATCTACGACGACGAGTTGGCCGTAATGAAAACCACCCATCTGGCAGATTTCGGCCCGCTGACGGACAAACTTGACGTGGACTGTCCCTTCACTATCCCGGACAACCTGAAGCAGATCACTCAGGACTGCTGCGTGCACGACAACCTGATCCGCGTCATGCACAAACTGCAGGTGCGTATCCTATTGCAGCGCCAAGTAGACGGCGAATACAAAAACTTGGAGATCAAGGCTCAATTGCCCGTGTTGCTGTTCATCTCCCCGCACCTGCCCATGAAGGGCCGCTTGGTGCTGTTCGACAAGCACGATGGCAAGATCCACTTCCGGCCGGGCGAGCTAGTACCCCTATTCGCAGATACCTGCCCCGCGCCGGGTCTGACTCCGGGCCCATCATTGGCCTCCACTGTTGCCGCCACGGCGCACCTCGTGCTACCGCCGCCGCCTAACTATCGCGAAAGCACCAGCGACCACCTCGTGCCCGCGCTACAGCCGCTCGGCGCCGGCTCGGCCACGCTGGTGGTGCCGTCCTACGAGCAGGCGCAAGCGCAGGCGTCCGCGCCCGCCTCGTCGCACGCGACAGGGTCCGTGCCCGCGTACCGCGATGACGACTGA
- the ROM1 gene encoding Rho family guanine nucleotide exchange factor ROM1, which translates to MNSNELNLRHEYFYEIFGKKRKSDTFVPTQPYTLKVQPAVGDISIENDEDVVENETTFKDIALTHDASAQYNTAPKAFLQHSKTSPALHISTNFNSSPQPFTTDVLYSKSKIDQPIHASNGRNAAAKALSPSQKRSNPILPPNTKKYSSNSILSPSKGNSSHAVDPNPYSTPPTPKSADLITASHNSFDKKPDTSSTSSLFALDSLKNQNRRSSNSSNHSNQYQRYGNHHHRHHSRSKSSPVSLSEISLIKGTPLVYSALLSLIAIKFKQTIQLSTHKKMGLLYRDSFTGKQAIDTLCLIIGTLNRNLGLLIGKSLEAQKLFHDVLYDHNIRDSVLEVYEFSSSSVFIAHQLHSFTSVASTLSSSTSSLNLVGTKTEINGVFVPLSHCYSPTCSMEKLCYSISCPNRLQQQAKLHLKLGGGLKRNISLALDKDDDERISWTSSVPKSIWESLPKTQIKRQEAIYELFTTEKKFVKSLEIIRDTFMKKLLETNIIPSEVRVNFVKHVFAHVNEIYFVNREFLKALAQRQALSSICPGIADIFLQYLPFFDPFLSYIASRPYAKYLIETQRSVNPNFARFDDDVSNSSLRHGIDSFLSQGVSRPGRYSLLVREIIHSSDPVTNKDDLQMLMKVQDLLKDLMKRIDRASGAAQDRSDVKLLKQKILFKNEYVNLGLNNERRKIKHEGLLSRKDVNKVDASFAGDIQFYLLDNMLLFLKSKAVNKWHQHTVFQRPIPLPLLFICPAEDMPSIKRHVTENPNCSAGILSPQYQTSNVKNAITFAYYGTKQQYQVALYAPQLAGLQTLIEKVKQEQSRYLDETKQITFKQLIGQFFHSYTNNNHINDVLLFSGGRLLLVATNLGLYVMNYNSSINQQPIHLLHKISISQISVLEEYKIIVLLIDKKLYGCPLNIIEDPQNGDFIFKKKSKVLSKYVMMFKDGICNGKRVILAAHNFLHTIKLINVGPLISDFGNSNFKKNLKASLLEFSVDSEPLSFSFLEDKICIGCKKNIKTLNVPDVFEKNSFKIRELFNPYNDKVLLGFCKETFKAVSIFSVKNLYFICLPELGFFVNKQGRREEAKEIIHWEGEAQQFAYSHPYVLAVNENFIEIREIENGELVRCVLGNKVRMFRAHSQSILYSYEDSHGFEIVESLNF; encoded by the coding sequence ATGAATAGTAATGAACTGAATCTAAGGcatgaatatttttatgaaattttcggtaaaaagagaaaatcgGACACTTTTGTTCCTACTCAGCCATATACTCTCAAGGTTCAGCCAGCCGTCGGTGACATTTCCATAGAGAACGATGAAGACGTAGTCGAAAATGAGACTACATTCAAAGACATCGCATTAACACATGACGCCAGTGCACAATATAATACTGCGCCAAAGGCTTTCCTTCAGCATTCGAAGACATCTCCTGCTCTACacatttcaacaaattttaATTCAAGTCCCCAACCTTTCACGACAGACGTGTTGTACTCCAAAAGTAAAATAGACCAACCAATACATGCATCAAATGGCCGGAACGCTGCTGCCAAAGCCTTGTCACCTTCTCAAAAAAGATCGAATCCTATATTGCCCCCCaacacaaaaaaatattcgtCTAACTCAATATTATCGCCATCCAAGGGCAATAGTAGTCATGCCGTGGATCCGAATCCGTATTCTACTCCTCCAACTCCCAAAAGTGCAGACCTCATAACGGCTTCCCATAAttcatttgataaaaagCCCGATACTTCAagcacttcttctttgtttgctttGGATTCactgaaaaatcaaaatagGCGCTCATCAAACTCTTCCAATCATTCGAATCAGTATCAACGCTACGGCAACCATCATCACCGCCATCATTCAAGATCTAAATCAAGCCCCGTCTCCCTATCAGAGATTTCTCTGATCAAAGGAACACCCCTGGTTTACTCTGCACTTTTATCATTGATCGCtataaaattcaaacagACTATTCAATTAAGTACTCATAAGAAAATGGGACTACTTTATAGAGATTCATTTACAGGGAAACAAGCGATTGATACATTGTGCTTGATCATAGGCACTTTAAATCGTAATTTGGGTTTACTAATCGGTAAATCGTTGGAAGCTCAAAAGTTGTTCCATGATGTCCTTTATGACCACAATATAAGGGATTCCGTATTAGAAGTTTATgagttttcttcaagttcGGTTTTCATAGCTCATCAGTTACATAGTTTTACGTCAGTTGCCAGTActctttcttcatcaacttCTTCGCTTAACTTAGTTGGTACTAAAACTGAAATTAATGGTGTTTTCGTTCCACTTTCGCATTGTTATTCGCCCACATGTTCTATGGAAAAACTTTGCTACTCTATCTCCTGTCCTAATCGTTTGCAACAACAAGCAAAGCTACATTTGAAATTAGGTGGTGGCCTTAAGAGAAACATTTCGTTGGCACTCGATAAGGACGACGATGAAAGAATCTCTTGGACAAGTTCCGTGCCAAAGAGTATATGGGAGTCATTACCCAAAacacaaataaaaagacaagaagcAATATACGAGTTATTTACcacagaaaagaaatttgttAAATCCTTGGAAATCATACGAGATACattcatgaaaaaattattagaaACAAATATCATTCCATCAGAAGTAAGAGTAAATTTTGTGAAGCACGTCTTTGCACATGTCAATgaaatttattttgtaaatagagaatttttaaaagcTTTAGCACAGAGACAAGCATTGAGTTCAATTTGTCCTGGAATTGctgatatatttttacagtATCTTCCGTTTTTCGATCCGTTTCTCTCCTACATCGCATCAAGACCATACGCCAAATATCTAATTGAAACACAGAGATCAGTTAATCCAAACTTTGCTCGTTTTGATGACGACGTGTCCAATTCCTCTTTAAGGCATGGAATAGATTCGTTCTTGTCTCAAGGTGTTTCAAGGCCTGGTAGATACTCTTTGTTGGTTAGAGAGATAATTCATTCTTCAGATCCTGTAACCAATAAAGACGATTTGCAAATGCTAATGAAAGTGCAGGATTTATTGAAAGATCTAATGAAAAGAATCGATAGAGCAAGTGGTGCGGCACAAGATCGTTCTGATGTtaaattattgaaacagaaaattcTGTTCAAAAACGAGTATGTCAATCTAGGTCtaaataatgaaagaagaaagattaaGCATGAGGGCCTATTGTCTAGGAAAGACGTAAACAAGGTGGACGCATCGTTTGCAGGAGATATCCAATTCTATCTGCTCGACAATatgttattgtttttgaaatcgaAGGCAGTAAACAAATGGCACCAGCATACTGTATTCCAAAGACCTATTCCATTGCCTCTGTTGTTCATTTGTCCCGCTGAGGATATGCCATCCATAAAAAGACACGTTACTGAAAACCCAAATTGCTCAGCAGGCATACTTTCTCCCCAATATCAAACAAGCAATGTCAAAAATGCCATCACGTTTGCCTATTATGGTACTAAACAGCAATATCAAGTAGCTCTGTATGCCCCACAGCTGGCTGGGTTACAGACATTGATAGAGAAGGtcaaacaagaacagaGCAGATATCTTGATGAAACTAAGCAGATCACTTTTAAGCAGTTGATAGGCCAATTTTTCCATTCTTATACAAATAATAATCACATTAATGATGTTTTACTATTTTCAGGAGGTAGATTATTATTAGTCGCAACAAATCTCGGGCTTTATGTCATGAATTATAACTCTTCGATCAACCAGCAACCAATTCATCTTCTGCATAAAATCTCGATATCGCAGATATCTGTGTTGGAAGAGTACAAAATCATTGTTTTACTAATTGATAAGAAGTTGTACGGTTGTCCTTTGAATATAATTGAAGATCCACAAAATGgtgattttattttcaaaaagaaatccaaGGTCTTGTCAAAATATGTCATGATGTTCAAAGATGGTATCTGTAATGGTAAGAGGGTCATTTTGGCAGCTCATAACTTTTTGCATACGATAAAGTTAATAAATGTAGGTCCCTTGATATCTGACTTTGGCAATAGtaattttaagaaaaacctGAAGGCAAGCTTACTGGAGTTTAGTGTCGATTCAGAGCCtttgtcattttcatttctggAGGACAAAATCTGCATCGgttgtaaaaaaaacataaaaacACTAAACGTGCCTGacgtttttgaaaagaattctttcaaaataagAGAACTTTTTAATCCATACAATGACAAAGTGTTATTGGGGTTTTGTAAGGAAACATTTAAAGCGGTTTCCATATTTTCAGTGAAAAACCTATATTTTATCTGTTTACCAGAACTTGGATTCTTTGTGAATAAACAAGGAAGGAGggaagaagcaaaagaaattatccATTGGGAGGGGGAAGCACAGCAGTTCGCATATTCTCATCCTTACGTTTTGGCAGTTAATGAaaactttattgaaattaGGGAAATAGAAAACGGCGAGCTTGTACGTTGTGTACTCGGCAATAAGGTTCGCATGTTTAGGGCACACTCTCAAAGTATTTTATATAGTTATGAAGATTCTCATGGATTTGAAATCGTTGAATCGctaaatttttga
- the ENV11 gene encoding Env11p produces the protein MNTTLGDLHEDLVTLEDNEIIDTTEHSTHSSSQSTSHGEEENEEGGIEDVETIEKDGSKRLLKKIHPEDEIVNDGSNIWIPVQMLKKNIAKFWSHFLAIDKELTRVKCKHCGEVLTRNDPSLTKTFRFHIKSKHNISANKNFYSMNFTVRNSILTDSNSHARNSLQPNYRSLTFNSNSIRKCYDINKLQNNTFLSFPRLIAIIIASEGLPLNFSEIESFKFLVSKFHKTPPLTTTLIKESVMELSNSIDELIRRSASKSDASLPVNIQLSDTKNSDFPVYLQYTEDIRAQLTSLNLSSLVSLNFTELDKTRSLFSLQVFDNTNKVSKILPLSIFVRKGMDIDINAWEDQLNIIYSKFSGLRESVISLTLPKNYYAKVLENGYSENPTFDTRNLKSVTYHACIVTELLHCFLQPFFNMPTESLLSSFSFVKESHPPNSLLDSLTDFSCLDISSTVLGKISSLIEEININDSLKSDFILYCNDYTQSNCNELTSILSFDCSSYSALQNNLENFVNLVPFFKSINSHLKNESLTDSDFRLIITVEETLKTFEQAIEYFASSAPLKFTHTLVFIISLETYLAEIIRNSTFAKAKRPFEKILSKISKVKELYLHDDVNLIGAFLYPSIFQNKNLLIEIFDTTSINKIIDKVTKIALKYLQKFINITNFQSSNNCKNDGPNFREKLISDYETIFMNGSQEIEFLNNVKVSLPESEDLLFSQIIRDDLLRYINRITHELPNAYHDYLNENDISFDGSHFTKIELPEENISDSEEWQLTPMEEIFDIHIPISDTIWNNYINDGNGIEIVNILLRLISVNSASSIRSELSFLHKASQHFDNELYEERIKIKILNSQYNLENIDFNSGSIFDTCQ, from the coding sequence ATGAACACTACATTGGGTGACTTACACGAGGATCTAGTCACTTTAGAGGATAACGAAATCATTGATACAACTGAGCATTCAACTCATTCGTCTTCGCAATCAACTAGCCatggagaagaagaaaacgaagagGGTGGCATTGAAGATGTAGAAACTATAGAAAAGGACGGCAGCAAACGTCTCCTTAAAAAAATCCATCCAGAAGACGAAATTGTAAATGATGGATCTAATATATGGATCCCCGTTCAAAtgctaaagaaaaatatagCCAAGTTCTGGTCTCACTTCCTCGCTATTGATAAGGAATTAACGAGAGTTAAATGCAAACATTGTGGGGAAGTGCTAACAAGGAATGATCCAAGTTTAACAAAGACTTTCAGATTTCATATAAAATCGAAGCATAATATTAGCGCAAATAAGAACTTTTATTCCATGAATTTCACTGTGAGGAATTCCATTCTTACAGATAGTAATTCTCATGCGAGAAACTCACTTCAGCCCAACTACCGTTCTTTAACATTCAATTCAAACTCAATTCGTAAGTGTTATGACATtaataaattacaaaacaatacttttctttcctttccGCGACTAATAGCCATAATTATAGCTTCCGAAGGGTTGCCACTAAATTTCTCTGAGATTGAATCATTCAAATTTTTAGTATCAAAATTTCACAAGACCCCTCCCCTGACAACAACCTTGATAAAAGAGTCCGTTATGGAACTATCTAATTCAATAGATGAGTTAATTAGAAGATCTGCTTCAAAAAGTGATGCGTCCTTGCCTGtaaatattcaattatCCGATACCAAAAACTCAGATTTTCCTGTTTATTTACAGTATACGGAGGATATTCGAGCACAACTAACTAGTCTAAACCTATCCTCACTCGTTTCTTTGAACTTCACAGAACTAGATAAGACAAGATCgttattttctttacaaGTGTTCGATAATACCAATAAAGTTTCGAAAATTTTACCGTTATCTATTTTTGTACGTAAAGGAATGGACATAGATATCAATGCTTGGGAAGACCAATTGAACATTATATACTCCAAATTTTCTGGTTTACGAGAATCAGTAATTTCATTAACTTTACCGAAAAACTATTATGCGAAAGTGTTAGAAAACGGATATAGTGAAAACCCAACTTTCGATACCAGAAATCTTAAGTCGGTAACGTATCATGCTTGCATAGTAACAGAATTGCTTCATTGCTTTTTGcaaccatttttcaatatgcCTACGGAATCATTactttcttccttctcttttgtCAAAGAAAGTCATCCGCCCAACTCGTTGTTGGACTCTTTGACAGACTTTTCATGCTTGGATATATCATCAACAGTGCTTGGCAAAATCAGTTCTttaattgaagaaattaacATAAACGACTCCCTAAAGTCAGATTTCATATTATACTGTAACGATTACACACAGTCTAACTGCAATGAGTTGACTTCGATACTTTCATTCGACTGCAGTAGTTACTCAGCTTTGCAaaataatttggaaaatttcgTAAATTTGGTTCCGTTCTTCAAGTCAATCAATTCTCATCTGAAGAATGAATCACTCACTGACTCTGATTTTCGATTGATCATTACTGTGGAGGaaactttaaaaacttTCGAGCAGGCAATTGAGTattttgcttcttctgCCCCATTAAAGTTCACACATACCTTGGTTTTTATTATAAGCCTTGAAACTTATTTGGCAGAAATTATACGAAACTCTACTTTTGCCAAAGCAAAAAgaccttttgaaaaaatcttatcaaaaatttcaaaggtTAAAGAACTCTATCTACATGATGATGTCAACTTAATTGGCGCATTTTTGTACCCATCAATattccaaaataaaaacctACTAATCGAAATCTTCGACACAACATCCATCAACAAAATTATCGATAAAGTTACTAAAATTGCCCTTAAATACCTGcaaaaattcatcaatataACAAATTTCCAGTCTTCCAATAATTGTAAAAACGACGGTCCGAATTTCCGTGAAAAGCTCATATCTGATTATGAAACTATTTTCATGAATGGGTCTCAAGAAATTGAGTTTTTAAACAACGTTAAGGTGAGTTTACCAGAATCCGAAGATCTTTTGTTCTCACAGATCATTCGGGATGACCTGTTACGCTATATTAACAGAATTACACACGAACTGCCCAATGCATACCACGACTACTTGAATGAGAATGATATTAGTTTTGATGGCTCTCACTTTACGAAAATCGAATTACCTGAAGAGAACATTTCAGATTCAGAAGAGTGGCAGCTAACTCCCATGGAAGAGATATTTGATATCCATATTCCAATTTCAGATACAATCTGGAATAATTACATAAATGATGGTAATGGGATTGAAATAGTGAACATTTTGCTACGACTAATTTCAGTAAACTCCGCCTCTTCAATAAGATCGGAGTTATCTTTCTTACACAAAGCTAGTCAACACTTTGATAATGAATTatatgaagaaagaatcaaaatcaaaattctGAATTCTCAATATAATCTAGAAAATATCGACTTCAACTCTGGGTCTATTTTTGACACCTGCCAATAA